One region of Primulina tabacum isolate GXHZ01 chromosome 17, ASM2559414v2, whole genome shotgun sequence genomic DNA includes:
- the LOC142531695 gene encoding uncharacterized protein LOC142531695, translating to MTINSYQWLSERSGVKKTAGIYAVDPITSLTAQVSALTTQLAAMNKVSIPDTESPSVVAEETHSLEEAQYINNRNFGGFGGYRDNPPPNTYHPGEGKPSFEDLVGTFVAESGKRMARTESRLDSMETHIGNMGATMKSLETQIGQLANSLRDQNRGQFPSNTEVNPKEQCKAVTLRSGKELEVQSPKEMVENEKSVEDVEFEVITENKVEDSKTKVVQPPAFKPAIPYPQRFKKKSLDDQFAKFLEIFKKIHINIPFADALEQMPNYAKFIKDVMSKKRKLQEFEIVKLTEECSAILQKKLPTKLKEPGSFPIPCFFGTRDPLESCLVGAAEAVSEDDWEVKEQLVALEVLHKEKKTDVLIEELNVKEKIERRLNPAMKEVVKNEVLKLLNAGVIYAISDSNWVSPVQVVPKKGGITVVKNEHDELISTRTVTGWRVCMDYRKLNNATRKDHFPLPFIDQMLDRLAGYCHYCFLDGYSGYNQIAIAPEDQEKTTFTCPYGTFAFRRMPFGLCNAPATFQRFMMAIFADMVEEIMEVFMDDFSVFGSSFDHCLHNLSLVLQRCQEKNLVLNWEKCHFMVQEGIVLGHKASSKGLEVDRAKVVAIEKLPPPKNIKGIRSFLGHAGFYRRFIKDFSKITKPLCNLLEKDSTFIFDDDCLQAFEKIKRALVTSPIMIVPDWKEPFELMCDASDYAVGAVLGQRRERMFRAIYYASRTMDAAQQNYTTTEKEMLAVVFAFDKFRPYLIGTKVIVFTDHAAIRYLFAKKDAKPRLIRWILLLQEFDFEVKDKKGSENQVADHLSRLELEDRKEEGAIQETFPDEQLFEDDPYVYKRCADQVIRRCVDGVEAHQILELCHSSAYGGHFGATRTAAKVLQSVKFVHKNIFTRFGTPKAIISDEASGDIRKLQLSEMDEFRNDAYENAKIYKEQTMKWHDKLIVRRELKPGQQVLLFNSRLKLFPGKLKSRWSGPFLVETVYPHGAIELKCSDGRTFKVNGQ from the exons atgaccattaacagttatcagtggctATCTGaaaggtcaggagtaaagaagaCAGCTGGTATTTATGCCGTGGATCCTATCACTTCACTAACCGCCCAAGTTTCTGCATTGACCACACAACTAGCAGCCATGAATAAAGTGAGCATACCTGACACTGAAAGTCCTTCCGTGGTTGCTGAAGAAACTCATTCTCTTGAAGAAGCCCAATATATCAACAACAGAAACTTTGGTGGATTTGGAGGATATCGAGATAACCCTCctcctaatacttatcatccag GGGAGGGAAAGCCGTCGTTTGAGGATTTGGTAGGTACATTTGTGGCTGAATCTGGAAAGAGGATGGCTAGAACTGAGTCTCGGCTTGATAGCATGGAGACTCACATAGGAAACATGGGTGCTACGATGAAATCTTTGGAGACACaaattggacagttggctaatAGTTTGAGAGATCAGAACAGGGGTCAATTTCCGAGTAATACGGAAGTTAATCCAAAAGAGCAGTGCAAGGCAGTCACTTTGAGGAGCGGAAAAGAATTGGAGGTTCAAAGTCCCAAGGAGATGGTGGAAAATGAGAAGTCAGTGGAAGATGTTGAGTTTGAGGTTATAACAGAGAATAAGGTTGAGGACTCTAAGACAAAAGTTGTACAACCTCCTGCATTTAAGCCTGCCATTCCATACCCTCAGAGGTTCAAAAAGAAGAGTTtagatgatcaatttgcaaaattcCTTGAGATTTTTAAGAAGATACACATCAATATACCATTTGCTGATGCATTGGAGCAAATGCCCAACTATGCCAAGTTCATTAAAGATGTGATGTCTAAAAAGAGGAAGCTGCAAGAGTTTGAGATAGTGAAGCTTACTGAGGAGTGCAGTGCCATCCTACAAAAGAAATTACCAACAAAATTGAAAGAACCAGGGAGTTTTCCTATTCCTTGCTTTTTTG GAACTAGGGACCCTTTGGAGAGTTGCTTGGTTGGAGCTGCTGAAGCTGTTAGTGAAGACGACTGGGAAGTGAAAGAGCAACTGGTGGCTCTTGAAGTATTgcataaagaaaagaaaacggaTGTGTTGATTGAGGAGTTGAACGTCAAAGAGAAAATAGAG aggAGATTAAATCCGGCAATGAAAGAAGTTGTGAAAAATGAGGTGCTTAAATTGCTGAATGCTGGTGtgatatatgctatttctgatagtaattGGGTGTCTCCTGTACAAGTTGTACCGAAAAAGGGTGGAATAACTGTGGTTAAAAATGAACATGATGAattaatatctactcgtactgtaacTGGTTGGCGAGTTTGTATGGATTATAGAAAATTGAACAATGCCACccgaaaagatcattttccattgccttttattgatcaaatgctagatagacttgctggttattgtcattattgcttcttagatggttattcaggttataaccagataGCTATAGCACCAGAGGATCAGGAGAAGACTACTTTTACGTGTCCCTATGGTACGTTCGCTTTTAGGAGAatgccttttgggctatgcaatgcaccgGCCACTTTTCAGAGGTTTATGATGGCTatatttgcagacatggtggaggaaatcatggaagtcttcatggatgacttctcggtatttggctcttcatttgatcattgtttacatAACTTATCTCTTGTGTTGCAGAGATGCCAAGAAAAGAAcctagttcttaattgggaaaaatgtcacttTATGGTTCAAGAGGGCATTGTCCTGGGACATAAAGCATCATCTAAGGGATTAGAGGTGGATAGAGCCAAGGTAGTTGCAATTGAAAAACTTCCTCCaccaaagaacatcaaaggAATAAGGAGCTTTCTAGGACATGCGGGGTTTTATCggagattcattaaagatttttctaagatcacTAAACCTTTAtgtaatttgcttgaaaaagatTCCACATtcatatttgatgatgattgtttgcaggctTTTGAGAAAATCAAGAGGGCATTGGTGACATCACCAATCATGATAGTGCCGGActggaaggagccctttgagctGATGTGTGACGCAAGTGATTATGCCGTTGGTGCAGTATTGGGCCAAAGAAGAGAAAGAATGTTTAGGGCAATCTATTATGCAAGCCGTACTATGGATGCtgcacagcaaaattacaccacaactgaaaaggagatgcttgcTGTAGTATTTGCCTTCGACAAATTCAGGCCATATCTGATCGGCACAAAAGTAATTGTTTTTACTGACCATGCAGCCATTCGCTACCTatttgccaagaaggatgcgaaaccacgcttgataaggtggatactgttattacaagaatttgacttcgAGGTCAAAGATAAGAAGGGAAGTGAGaatcaagtggctgaccactTGTCAAGACTTGAGCTAGAGGATAGGAAAGAAGAAGGAGCAATACAGGAAACATTTCCGGATGAACAACTTTTTGAG GATGATCCTTATGTGTATAAGAGATGTGCTGACCAAGTGATTAGGAGATGTGTTGACGGTGTTGAAGCACACCAAATTCTTGAGCTATGTCATTCATCTGcatatggtggacattttggagcgACACGAACtgcagctaaggtattgcaatcaG TTAAGTTTGTCCACAAGAACATCTTCACCAGGTTTGGAACACCGAAAGCCATCATAAGTGAtgaag ctTCTGGTGACATTAGGAAACTGCAGTTGAGCGAGATGGATGAGTTCCgcaatgatgcatatgaaaatgccAAGATTTACAAAGAGCAGACCATGAAGTGGCACGATAAACTCATTGTACGAAGGGAGCTCAAACCAGGACAACAAGTactcttgttcaactcccgtctgaagttgtttcctggtaagttgAAATCACGTTGGTCAGGTCCATTTTTGGTGGAGACAGTGTACCCTCATGGGGCGATTGAGCTAAAATGCAGTGATGGGAGGACCTTCAAGGTGAACGGGCAGTGA